The stretch of DNA TCCAGTACAATGGCAATGTTGAAGGTGGAGTCCTTCATTTCCACAAGAAGATCGGAAATGCTTTTTGTTTCGTAAGTGAAATGCGGCTTTCGGAGGAAATGATCGATAACAAATTCCTCATTTTTGTCGTAAAGAAGAAGATCCTTCATGTTGATGATTCCCACAATGTTGTTCTGGCTGTCCTTATAAACCGGCAGACGTGTGAACTTATCCTCGCGGAAAATATCGATCAGCTCATCATAGGTGGATTCTACATCCGCAAAGGTAACATGTACTCTTGGAACCATGATATCCTTGGCTGTGGCATCTCCAAGATCAAACACATTGTAGATCATTTCTTTTTCGTCGGATTCAATGACACCGTCCTCATGGCTGACGTCCACGATAGTACGAAGCTCCTCCTCGGTCATGGCCTTGCTGGCTGCATCCGGATCCACACGCATCAGGCGCATCACACCTCTTGAAAAGAGATTGATGATGAAGATCACCGGTGTCATGATGGTCATAAGAAATTTAAAGACCGGGATATAGCGGAGGGTGATCTTTTCAGAGTTAATGGTTGCGTAGTTCTTGGGGGTGATCTCACCGAAGATCAGGATCAGAACCGTCAGAATCACCGTCACGATGCTGACCATATAGCCGCCAAAGCTGTATGCAAGTGTGGTTGCAAGGGAAGAAGCTGAAATGTTCACAATGTTGTTTCCGATGAGAATCGCACTGAGAAGCTTGGGCGTCTGGTTCTCCAGGATATCGAGAGCCATGGCTGCACGCTTGTTTCCCTCGTCTGCAAG from Blautia sp. SC05B48 encodes:
- a CDS encoding HlyC/CorC family transporter, which translates into the protein MDPSDTYQIIILLILLALSAFFSSNETALMSVNKIRLRSLADEGNKRAAMALDILENQTPKLLSAILIGNNIVNISASSLATTLAYSFGGYMVSIVTVILTVLILIFGEITPKNYATINSEKITLRYIPVFKFLMTIMTPVIFIINLFSRGVMRLMRVDPDAASKAMTEEELRTIVDVSHEDGVIESDEKEMIYNVFDLGDATAKDIMVPRVHVTFADVESTYDELIDIFREDKFTRLPVYKDSQNNIVGIINMKDLLLYDKNEEFVIDHFLRKPHFTYETKSISDLLVEMKDSTFNIAIVLDEYGDMAGLITLEDILEEIVGEIHDEYDEKEDELVQKISDREYIIEGSMHLDDVNDHLDTELDSEDYDSLGGFIIEHLDRLPVAGDEVITEDGIRLIVEKLDKNRIEKVHVYLPEKDPETLDNTES